ACGTTGTGGAGGAGGTTCACGCCCCAGGGGGCGCCTGGGGGAAGGGCGGCCTGGATTCTCCGGAGGCCTGATTCAATGTCCTCGAGGCTCAGCCCCCCGGACCCGAAGTAGCTCAACAGGCCCGCGCGTCCCATCTGGATGACCAGCTCCGGAGACGCAATGCCCTTCACCATGGCCCCTGCGACATAAGCAAGGCGCACCCCGTGTTCCACGCGGAACGTCGCGTCACCGAGTTGCTCGGCGTGGATTCCGTGTCGTGGGGGCGTTTGTCCCCGCGCCGGCTGTTTTACCTGCGCGTGGACCTCATAAGGGGCTGGGCGCGGAGGTTCGGCTGGACGCGATGTCCCCGTCGTCTCTCGCGGAACGCGACCTTCTGGGGGGACGTAGTCCCGGAGCACGGCCTCCAGTTCCGTGGCCTTGGTGATGGCCGTCACGGGCGTGCCGAGCGTCTGGAAGAACTTGGCGAGCGGTGCTCCAGGGCCCATTTCGAAGACGCGGCGTGCCCCGCTGCGCAGCGCGTTCATGTTGTCGAGCCAGCGCACCGAGCCCGCAATCTGCCGGACCAGGTTCTCTGTCAGCGCATCGGACGTATGGAATGCACCCGTGAAGTTCGACGTCACGGCTGTCGCGAGCTCCGGCCGGAGCTTCCCAGCGAGTGCCGCGAGACTGGCACGAAACGCGGGCTCGATGGACTGCATCAGGCTCGAATGAAAAGGCGCGCTGACCTGGAGCCGGATGAAGGTCAGCGTGGGCATCGCCTCCGCGAGCGCCGCCTTGGCCCGGTCGATGGACTCCGCCGTGCCACTGATGACGACCTGGTTTCGCGAGTTGGCGTTGGCGACCTCCGCTCCCGCACGGAGGGCAAGCTGAAGCGCCGGGGTGCCCTGGATGTCATCGGCAACCAAAGCGGCCATGGCGCCCTTGCCGGACGGCACCGCCTGCTGCATCAGCGCCCCACGCCTGCGCACGAGCCGCACCGCGTCCGCGAAGGGCATGACACCCGCCGCCACGAGCGCCGAGTACTCGCCCAGACTGTGGCCACCAAACGCACGGGCTTGAAGTCCGAAGACCTCGACCGCCGTCCTGTACGCGGCGACCTCCATTGTGAGGATGCACGGTTGCGTGAACTCGGTCAGGTTCAGCCGCGCGTCTTTTTCGAAACACAGGCGCGCGAGGTCCTCGCCCGTGGCGTCGCTGGCTTCCTCGAACGTCCGCCGAGCCGCAGGCCACTGTTTGTGGAAGTCCGCCCCCATGCCCGGACGCTGTGAGCCCTGGCCGGGAAACACGACGGCATCGTGCGCCATGTCGTGGCGCTCCTTTCCCGAAAGTGAACTCATCCCGCCCGAGCCTTCGCATCCGTCACGAGCACTGATGCCGCTGTCCGAGGCGCCCCAGGTGGCGGCGGTACGTAGCCGTTCTCGATGCAGTGATCGAGGTAGACGGGGAGGAGCTGCGCGATCGTCGGACAGTGGATGCCCACGGGAGCCAGGACGCTCCGCGTATAGGTGCAGTCCGCGTACGAGCTCTCCTCGTAGTGAATCTTCCCGAAGATCTCGACGCCGTACTTGAACACCTCCAACGTTTGGCTCTCATAGGGCGCGTCGGTGCCCGGCCGCCGCAATGAACGGTCGGTCGCCATGCGGAAGTAGTCGTCGATGGGAACGAGGCGGATGTCGTAGCCGAAGTCCCGGATGCCATTGACGACGTCGTAGTAGCGCCGGATGTCCGGGTTGGTGAGGTGGTAGGTCTCCCGGTACGACGGCCGCTGAAGCGCCAGGTGAATCATCGCGGCCGTCACGTAGTCGACCGGCGTGATGTCCCAGTGCACGGGGGAGAGCATCGACACGCCCGTGTCGATGACGGTCTTCACGATGTCGTAGTAGACGCCTTTGACGCTGACTTCCGCGAAGGGATACCGGCCGTTGGTGCCGTCGCCCATGATGTTGCCCGGGCGGAAGATGTTCCACACGAGCCCTCGCGAGCTGGCTTCGCGGATGAGCTTCTCCGCCTGGTACTTCGTCTCTTGATAGGGCAGGTGGTCGTAGCCCTGGCCCAGGTCTAGGTCCTTCTCCGTGAAGGGCGGATGGTTGAAGTTGAGCCGGTCCCCCATGGCGCTGAAGCTCGACACGTAGACCATGTATCGGTGCTTCGTCAGGAGCGCGAAGTCCACGACGCGGCGGGTGCCCTCGACGTTGATGGGCGCCAGCGCCTCGTAGAAGGTCACCAGGGTGGTCTTGCCCGCCGCGTGGAACGTGACATCCGTCTCGGCGGCGAGCCGGGCATACGTCTCCGCGTCGAGCCCGAAGCGGTCCAGGGTGACGTCACCTAGCAGCGGCGTGACGCGGCGCTGGAAGGCCTTCGTGAGGCGGCCCTGGGGGTCGTACGTCTGAAGGAAGTAGAGAATGCGCTTCCGTGCCGCATCGACGCTCTCGCCACGCACCAGACAGGCGATGCGTGCCTCCGTGGTGTCGAGGAGGTCATGAAGCAGCTTCCCCCCGAGCACCCCCGTCACCCCCGTGATGAAGATGTGCTGGACGGGGAAGGGCGCGTCCCGCGTGAGTTTCTCCGGCGTGCCGAGGGGGACGGAGGGTTCCGTCGGTGCGCGAGGCTCGACAAGAGGTGTCGGTGTGACGGCGCGTTCCTGGATGTAGCCCGCCTGGACGATGTGCTCCACGAACGTGCGGATGGTCGTGTACTCCTGCATCGCCGTGGCCGGGACGCGAGCACCGTAGAGCTTCATCAACCGGTTGAGCATCCGGACCGACGCGACGGAGTCGAAGCCGAAGTCGAGGAAGTCCGCGTCGAGGTCCAACTCGGACTCAGGCAGCTTCGTCAGCTCCGCGAAGATGCGCGTGACCTGGCTTTCCAACCGCGTGCGCAGGTCATCGGAGGACTCGGCAACGGGGGCGGGTCGCGCTGGTTCGACAGGGGGAGCCGAAGTGTGTCGTGGAGCCGTCATCGTCGCGGGGAGTGGCCGCTGCGCGCGCTGGAACTCCTCGGGCACGATCCAGTACCGCTCCC
This genomic window from Myxococcus hansupus contains:
- a CDS encoding PfaD family polyunsaturated fatty acid/polyketide biosynthesis protein — encoded protein: MAHDAVVFPGQGSQRPGMGADFHKQWPAARRTFEEASDATGEDLARLCFEKDARLNLTEFTQPCILTMEVAAYRTAVEVFGLQARAFGGHSLGEYSALVAAGVMPFADAVRLVRRRGALMQQAVPSGKGAMAALVADDIQGTPALQLALRAGAEVANANSRNQVVISGTAESIDRAKAALAEAMPTLTFIRLQVSAPFHSSLMQSIEPAFRASLAALAGKLRPELATAVTSNFTGAFHTSDALTENLVRQIAGSVRWLDNMNALRSGARRVFEMGPGAPLAKFFQTLGTPVTAITKATELEAVLRDYVPPEGRVPRETTGTSRPAEPPRPAPYEVHAQVKQPARGQTPPRHGIHAEQLGDATFRVEHGVRLAYVAGAMVKGIASPELVIQMGRAGLLSYFGSGGLSLEDIESGLRRIQAALPPGAPWGVNLLHNVNHPATEERTVDLFLRLGVRSVEASAYTVLTPALVRYRLKGARLEGGRAVAANRLMAKLSRPEVARQFLAPPPARIVQAIQEKGLITDEEARAAARLPMADDLCAEADSGGHTDKAVAFSLLPAMMHLRDEAMTEFGYPVRIRVGAAGGIGTPEAAAASFILGADFILTGSINQCTPQAGTSDLVKDMLADADIQDFAMAPAGDMFELGARIQVFRKGVFFPARGNKLYELYQRHESLEAIDTATREQIEKQYFKKPIDAAWAETQAYYARTDPSQLDRAQKNPRHRMALVFRWYFVDTMRRARRGDAADRVNFQIHSGPALGSFNRSVKGTPLEDWRNRHVDVLANHVMENAARILEARWRGLMPGA